CAGCTAGAGTAAAACTTGGCAACACCCAACTAATAGTAGGTATCAAACCCCAAATCGGAGAACCATTCCCAGACACTCCAAACATGGGCATTATCATAACAAATTCAGAATTACTACCAATGGCATCACCAACATTCGAACCAGGACCACCAGACGAAAGATCAATCGAACTCTCAAGGGTCGTGGACCGCTGCATAAGGGAAAGCGACATGCTCAACCTAGAAAAATTATGTATAGTGGAAGGTAGCAGTGTATGGCTACTATTCATAGACTTGCACATCATAGACTACGACGGAAACTTATTTGATGCAGCAGTACTAGCGACAGTAGCAGCACTAAGAGACACAAAACTCCCCACAGCAAAAATAGAAGAAGACGAAATAATACTAGATTATGAGAACCTAAAACCATTACCCCTTGAAAACA
The nucleotide sequence above comes from Methanothermobacter tenebrarum. Encoded proteins:
- the rrp42 gene encoding exosome complex protein Rrp42; the encoded protein is MDIVPEITRENIINLINKKERTDGRALDEFREIFIETGIITKAEGSARVKLGNTQLIVGIKPQIGEPFPDTPNMGIIITNSELLPMASPTFEPGPPDERSIELSRVVDRCIRESDMLNLEKLCIVEGSSVWLLFIDLHIIDYDGNLFDAAVLATVAALRDTKLPTAKIEEDEIILDYENLKPLPLENTALMCTFAKIGDQMVLDPSLDEEEILTARLSIGMRSDGTICAMQKGGEGSLTKEDILEAIKITKEKIPQLIEELDKIIPQNKVI